A stretch of DNA from Pseudomonadota bacterium:
AGGCGCCCTCGATGACGAAGCCGTTGCTGCCGTCGAGATCCGCCAGGGGCAACTCGGCCGGCAGCGCCGGCTCGCCGAAGACCACGTAGGCGGCGCCCGCCGCCTCCAGGCCGTTCGGCTCCGCGTCGAAGGCGCCGATCAACAGGTCGTCGAAGCCATCGGCATTGATGTCGCCGATGCCGTCGACGGACCAGCCCGTGCGGTCGTCCTCAGCGACGCCCAGGAACACAACGCCGACCGAGCCGTCACCCCCGTTGGCGCTGAACAACGTGGATAACTCGAAGCGCGCGGGAAACTCGGCGTGTGCAGCGTTGCATTGCAGTAGCAACGGTGTGAGCAGGGCGACAATCGAGCGAGCGGCGGAGTGGCGGCAGGTGCTGTCCATAGCATCTTCCTCGGTTTTACTTATTGTGCGCCCTTGGTTCGGCTGGCGAGCCGGGCAGTAGTTCTCCCACAGTCGAGATAATGCAGCTGATGGGGTCACTAGGAAACCCCTGCGTAGTCCCTGGCGCGGCTCTGCTTCGATGACGCTGCAATGAGGTGCCCGCCCACCTCGATGCCGCAGCCCTCCCAAGTCCGCCCGGATCATCTATCACGTTTCGGGAGGATTGCGCCTCGCTCAACGCGCTACCGTGCCGGCCTGGAGCGGGATTGCGCGCCTATCGTCGGCGATTCTGGATCTTTCGATACGCTAGCTGCGCTGACGCTCCAACCTCCTTCGATCGTGCACAGCGGAGCCCATCAGACGATGTTGCACCGACTCATGCTGGCCCTCGTCCTCGCCGGCCTCCCGGCGATCACCCACGCCTCGGGGACCCACGGCCGCGCGCCGATCCGACAGGTAGACCCGCGCCATCGGGGCGCGTCGACCCATCACCGCAAAGGACTACCATGCGCGCGCTACTACTCACCGCTACGCTAGCCAGCCTGTTCGTCACCCTGCCGCTCCAGGCTGCACCTGATGCCGAGCCATGGTCCCTGTGGGATCAGAGCGACGAAGCGAACCCCACCTCCATCGAGCATGCAGCCTGGGGAGAGTTCCTCGCCAGCTACGTGGTGGAGGACGGCAGCGGCGTAAACAAAGTGACCTACTCCCGCGTTTCCGCGACCGACCGCCAAGCCCTGCGGACCTACATCGACACGCTCACGGCCATAGACCCACGCACCCTGCGCAAGGCGGAGCAACTCGCCTACTGGATCAACCTCTACAACGCACTCACCGTGGACGTGGTGCTGAGAAACCCTGGCAAGGGTTCGATCCTGCGCATGGGCACCGGGCTCCTGAGCATCGGCCCCTGGGGAGATCCGCTGCTGACGATCGCGGGAGAGGAGATCAGTCTCAACGACATCGAGCATCGCATTCTTCGCTCGCTCTTCGCGGATCCTCGCATCCACTACGCGATCAACTGCGCGAGTCTCGGCTGCCCGAATCTGCTTCGTACCGCCTACACTGCCGATACGCTCGATGAGTTGCTCGCTCGCGGTGAGCGGGATTTCATCAACCATGAGCGCAGTGTGGCCTTCGATGCCCGCGGTCGCCTAAGACTGTCAAAGATCTTCTCATGGTATGCGGACGACTTTGCCGCAGACGAGTCCGAGCTACTCGCCTACATCGCCCGCCATCACGAGACCCTCGGCGACGAGGTCGCAAGGTACGAGGGCAAGGTGCGTTACCACTACGACTGGAACCTGAACGCGGCCCAGTAATCGGTCGCTCCGCCTATCTGGATTTCTACCATTCAGGAATAGTGCCTCTCTCCGAGCGCGGATGAATTCGTTATGCGCCTCCCGTAGTTTCCTCGCTCACGATTTTGAGTGACTTCGGGAGAACGCCATGCACGCGAGCTTGTTAGCTCTTAGAGTGCTACACGTGCATCGACTAATTTCCCTCGGTGCCGTCTCTGCCATCGCCCTCATCCCCTACAACGCCCACGCGGGCGCCTGGACCCTGCCCCGGGGTGACGGCTACAACAAGTTCGCGGCCAACTACTTCTGGGCTAACGATACCTTTGGCCCTGGTGCGGATGGCTTCGAGCAGTTTGAAGACATCACCGTGAACTACTACGGCGAGTACGGCCTGCGTGACAACCTCACGCTCATCGGCCAGCTCCCCGTGCGCATTTCCTCCAACGACTCGCTCACGGGCGATACGGACAACTTCGGCGTGGGCGACGTGGACCTGGCCCTGCGCTACAACCTCGTGAACAGCGACTGGGTGCTGTCCACGCAATTCCTCTACAAGCTGCCGTTCCTCTACAGCGAGGACGCCGAGCTTCCCCTTGGTAACGGTCAGTCGGACTTCGAGGGGCGCCTGCAGCTGGGCAAGTCGCTGCACCCCTTCGGCTACTTCGGCGCGGAAGTGGGCTATCGCGTGCGCCTGCAGGAGCCCAGCGATGAGCTCCGCTACCTCGTCGAGTATGGCTTCGACGCCAGCAAGAACGTCTACCTGCGAGCCAAGCTCGACGTGATCCAGGCGGTGGAGAGCACGCAGGTGGACTTCGTCGAGGGCGGTAACCCCAACTTCCCCAACGCCTTCGATCTCGGCCGTGTTGAGGCGTCGATCGGCTACAACTTCAACAATGGTCACGCCCTGGAAGTGACGTACACGCGCTCGGTATTCGGCGACAACATCCTCGATGGCGACGCCATCCAGTTCGGCTACGTCTACGCCCTCAAGCGAGGCCGGTAAGCACGTGCGTATCATTACCCTCGCCACCGTCTTTGCCCTCGCGCTCGTGGGGCTGGCGTATTCCCTGCCCGCCAGCGCCGCGCAAGCGAAGACGCCGGCCAGAACGGCCCTCGCTCGCGCCGCCCTGCCGCGCGGCACTGCGCGGGAGTTCGGCACGCCCCCCGCGGTGCCGAGCGCTGCGCCGAGTCCGCAGCTGCAGGCAGCGCTGGACGCCAGCTTCGGGGATATTGGCAACAACCGCTGGGGAGACGCGCAGCGCGAGGCCATCCGCGTCATCGGTGCATCGGGCGACCCTCGCCAGGCCTGGTTGATCCTCGACCTGATGAGATTCATCACCAATCCGGAGCTCATCGCTGAGTTGGTGTTGGCCCTGAACAGCCTGCTGGACGTGCACTTGGACCCCTTCGATGCCTGGCAGGACGTCACGGAGCGCCTGATCGCCTGGGACATCGCCGCGCCGCCGGATTATCTGCGCTATAAGCGCGCCATCTACACCGCGGTGTTTCCCGAGTGGGAAGCGCTGTTCCACCCAGGGGACATCGATTGGCGCCACGTGACCTGGGGTGGGGTGCGCATCGACGATCGTGCCTTCGACCAGACGGATGCGCCGTGCAACTGCATCCCCGCCGCCGACAATCCGCCGGTGAGCAGCGCCGAGGAGGCCACCTGGCTGGATGACGATGCGATCGTCTTTGGCATCGGCATCAACGGCGAGTATCGCGCCTATCCGCGGCAGATCATGGAAGTGCGCGAGATGGTGAACGACACGCTGGGCGGACGTGACCTGGGCATTCCCTACTGCACCCTGTGCGGGTCTGCTCAGGCGTGGTTTACGGATCGACTGCCCGACGGCGTCGAGCGCCCCGTGTTGCGCACGTCCGGGCTGCTGATTCGCGCCAACAAGGTGATGTACGACCTCACCACGCACACGGTGTTCGACACCTTCCTCGGGACGGCCGTCGCCGGGCCCCTCGCTGAGCGCGGGGTGCAGCTGACCCAGGCCAGCGTGGTGACCACCACCTGGAGCGCCTGGAAGGCCGCCCACCCCCAGACCACGGTGTTGGTGGAGCGCCTGGCGCTGGGGC
This window harbors:
- a CDS encoding integrin alpha — translated: MDSTCRHSAARSIVALLTPLLLQCNAAHAEFPARFELSTLFSANGGDGSVGVVFLGVAEDDRTGWSVDGIGDINADGFDDLLIGAFDAEPNGLEAAGAAYVVFGEPALPAELPLADLDGSNGFVIEGA
- a CDS encoding DUF547 domain-containing protein — translated: MRALLLTATLASLFVTLPLQAAPDAEPWSLWDQSDEANPTSIEHAAWGEFLASYVVEDGSGVNKVTYSRVSATDRQALRTYIDTLTAIDPRTLRKAEQLAYWINLYNALTVDVVLRNPGKGSILRMGTGLLSIGPWGDPLLTIAGEEISLNDIEHRILRSLFADPRIHYAINCASLGCPNLLRTAYTADTLDELLARGERDFINHERSVAFDARGRLRLSKIFSWYADDFAADESELLAYIARHHETLGDEVARYEGKVRYHYDWNLNAAQ
- a CDS encoding DUF3179 domain-containing (seleno)protein; this encodes MRIITLATVFALALVGLAYSLPASAAQAKTPARTALARAALPRGTAREFGTPPAVPSAAPSPQLQAALDASFGDIGNNRWGDAQREAIRVIGASGDPRQAWLILDLMRFITNPELIAELVLALNSLLDVHLDPFDAWQDVTERLIAWDIAAPPDYLRYKRAIYTAVFPEWEALFHPGDIDWRHVTWGGVRIDDRAFDQTDAPCNCIPAADNPPVSSAEEATWLDDDAIVFGIGINGEYRAYPRQIMEVREMVNDTLGGRDLGIPYCTLCGSAQAWFTDRLPDGVERPVLRTSGLLIRANKVMYDLTTHTVFDTFLGTAVAGPLAERGVQLTQASVVTTTWSAWKAAHPQTTVLVERLALGRNFDFRNGRDANGPIFPIGDVDPRLPVQEDVLGVITPGGSPLAFHVPSLVAALDAGESVHVDGVEVVLDALGVRAVDASGNDLGTHQAFWFAWSQFHPGTRLWPESR